One Euphorbia lathyris chromosome 1, ddEupLath1.1, whole genome shotgun sequence DNA segment encodes these proteins:
- the LOC136222975 gene encoding uncharacterized protein isoform X3: protein MSAGAACRTLGVGFSKASVGIQNVYEKPNWGYTLFNARFILKVIQKRALRAGGIKGPSYNFFHANTKDIVKIGKEAMATSMELSDHQVFYEVQPHFYYGPSNMERTLCSG, encoded by the exons CTGCATGCAGGACATTGGGCGTTGGCTTTTCGAAAGCAAGTGTGGGGATACAGAACGTCTATGAGAAGCCCAACTGGGGCTACACCCTATTCAATGCAAGGTTTATTCTGAAGGTGATTCAAAAG AGAGCACTAAGAGCAGGTGGCATAAAAGGACCTTCTTACAATTTCTTCCATGCAAACACCAAGGATATTGTTAAAATTGGAAAAGAAGCTATGGCCACTTCCATGGAATTATCAGATCATCAAGTATTTTATGAAGTTCAGCCTCATTTTTACTATGGACCAAGCAATATG GAAAGAACTTTGTGCAGTGGCTAG
- the LOC136222975 gene encoding uncharacterized protein isoform X2, which produces MSAGVAACRTLGVGFSKASVGIQNVYEKPNWGYTLFNARFILKVIQKRALRAGGIKGPSYNFFHANTKDIVKIGKEAMATSMELSDHQVFYEVQPHFYYGPSNMERTLCSG; this is translated from the exons TAGCTGCATGCAGGACATTGGGCGTTGGCTTTTCGAAAGCAAGTGTGGGGATACAGAACGTCTATGAGAAGCCCAACTGGGGCTACACCCTATTCAATGCAAGGTTTATTCTGAAGGTGATTCAAAAG AGAGCACTAAGAGCAGGTGGCATAAAAGGACCTTCTTACAATTTCTTCCATGCAAACACCAAGGATATTGTTAAAATTGGAAAAGAAGCTATGGCCACTTCCATGGAATTATCAGATCATCAAGTATTTTATGAAGTTCAGCCTCATTTTTACTATGGACCAAGCAATATG GAAAGAACTTTGTGCAGTGGCTAG